The Acidimicrobiales bacterium genome contains a region encoding:
- a CDS encoding TSUP family transporter, which translates to MPREGRPRPALDTLEGAFLEAQQARTESTRRRGRLALVVPLSVTVAWAAYVSASGQWGRVGDNVAASVTMVFGSFVAGSTPQGGGAVAFPVFTKVLEVPAEVARSFSLSIQTVGMGAAALAIVVTRRAVEWRAVAVGIPVAATAFVATLVLAGDAGQPFWPSRLPGPYVKVTFTLVLAAMAWLVFLAQRVPVRKVDAGFTARNARLDAALVLAAVAGGVASALVGSGADVVVYLMVVLILGVDARVGVPTSVLVMASVSAVGFVVLGLLDGQLATTVVGDAVTELGGAEVALVDGAAVFASPDAPGSLPLPADRFDLFGMWIAAAPVVAWGAPLGSWAAARVTRTQLVRFVLVLAVAEIVSTAIFLDELHSDPALVAYGVVGLAVAATGLTWVAGHRNKLFGLPGVDGLATLRRTDLEVDSDFSRHLRNGDDP; encoded by the coding sequence GTGCCCCGCGAAGGTCGACCCCGACCGGCGCTCGACACCCTGGAGGGCGCCTTTCTCGAGGCACAGCAGGCGCGGACCGAGTCCACACGCAGACGGGGCCGCCTCGCCCTGGTGGTGCCTCTGTCGGTCACGGTCGCATGGGCGGCGTACGTCTCCGCGTCAGGCCAGTGGGGTCGGGTCGGCGACAACGTCGCGGCCTCGGTCACGATGGTCTTCGGCAGCTTCGTGGCGGGCTCCACCCCCCAGGGCGGAGGTGCGGTGGCGTTCCCCGTCTTCACGAAGGTGCTCGAGGTCCCCGCCGAGGTCGCCCGTTCGTTCTCCCTGTCGATCCAGACCGTCGGGATGGGGGCCGCCGCGCTGGCGATCGTGGTGACGCGACGCGCCGTCGAATGGCGCGCCGTGGCCGTGGGCATTCCCGTGGCGGCGACGGCGTTCGTGGCGACGCTCGTGCTCGCAGGGGACGCCGGCCAACCGTTCTGGCCATCACGACTTCCCGGCCCGTATGTGAAGGTCACGTTCACCCTCGTCCTCGCTGCGATGGCGTGGCTCGTCTTCCTCGCCCAGCGGGTACCCGTGCGCAAGGTCGACGCCGGATTCACGGCCCGCAACGCCCGCCTCGACGCCGCTCTGGTCCTGGCGGCAGTTGCGGGTGGGGTCGCCTCGGCGTTGGTCGGATCGGGCGCCGATGTGGTCGTCTACCTGATGGTGGTCCTGATCCTGGGCGTCGACGCCCGGGTCGGGGTCCCCACGAGTGTGCTCGTGATGGCCTCGGTGAGCGCGGTGGGATTCGTCGTCCTGGGCCTGTTGGACGGCCAGCTCGCGACGACGGTCGTCGGCGACGCCGTCACCGAACTCGGAGGCGCCGAGGTCGCACTGGTGGACGGCGCGGCGGTGTTCGCATCGCCCGATGCGCCGGGTTCGCTTCCGCTGCCCGCCGACCGGTTCGATCTCTTCGGCATGTGGATCGCCGCTGCGCCGGTGGTCGCCTGGGGTGCCCCGTTGGGGTCATGGGCCGCTGCGCGGGTTACGCGGACCCAGCTCGTGCGGTTCGTTCTCGTGCTCGCGGTCGCTGAGATCGTGTCGACAGCGATCTTCCTCGACGAGTTGCACTCGGACCCGGCCCTCGTCGCCTACGGCGTAGTCGGTCTGGCCGTCGCCGCGACGGGACTCACCTGGGTGGCCGGGCACCGCAACAAGCTCTTCGGTCTGCCGGGCGTCGACGGTCTGGCCACGCTGCGCCGCACGGATCTCGAGGTCGACAGCGACTTCAGTCGGCACCTACGCAACGGTGACGATCCATGA
- a CDS encoding DUF2889 domain-containing protein has protein sequence MVTPARVPGSLRRTSSIDIVRRDGEAIGLGRARDVRTTADGGIEMLASAEVRHRANETTRRILEISVEPTLDGVDSLVGLTLGSRFRADAHDLLVHGPWDGHPLVLLLDDLPAARFISSYALARRGGQLHFHQPDQVEMRADLCAGWARDGAAFIALESRGMQMVPVGPVAEPLRRGDDPAGWHELRLLPPNSMRRSRRLDVTPGGGDTWGVDAYFRDGHIEDDGREIVLHEYSLTASVDGDVVTAIDVTPGTLPHVDCPAALDSAQRVVGRRLGDLRWWVSAEMTGPSTCTHLNDVLRSLSDLAELRGHLVAD, from the coding sequence GTGGTCACTCCTGCGCGGGTCCCGGGTTCGTTGCGGCGCACGTCGTCGATCGACATCGTCCGGCGCGACGGTGAGGCGATCGGCCTCGGACGGGCCCGCGACGTGCGCACCACGGCCGACGGCGGCATCGAGATGCTCGCATCCGCCGAGGTGCGCCACCGCGCGAACGAGACGACCCGTCGGATCCTCGAGATCAGCGTGGAGCCGACCCTCGACGGTGTCGACTCGCTCGTCGGGTTGACGCTCGGCTCGCGGTTCCGCGCGGACGCCCACGACCTCCTCGTCCACGGACCGTGGGACGGACACCCCCTCGTCCTGTTGCTCGATGACCTGCCCGCCGCCCGCTTCATCTCGAGCTACGCGCTGGCCCGCAGGGGCGGTCAACTGCACTTCCATCAGCCCGATCAGGTCGAGATGCGTGCCGACCTGTGTGCCGGCTGGGCCCGCGACGGCGCAGCGTTCATCGCTCTCGAGAGCCGGGGGATGCAGATGGTTCCGGTGGGCCCGGTCGCCGAGCCGTTGCGTCGTGGTGATGATCCCGCGGGTTGGCACGAACTCCGGTTGCTACCGCCCAACTCGATGCGGCGTTCCCGTCGTCTCGACGTGACCCCCGGCGGGGGTGACACCTGGGGGGTCGACGCCTACTTCCGCGACGGCCACATCGAAGACGACGGCCGCGAGATCGTCCTGCACGAGTACTCGCTCACAGCGTCCGTCGACGGCGATGTCGTCACGGCGATCGATGTCACGCCCGGAACCCTGCCCCACGTCGACTGTCCGGCGGCGTTGGACAGTGCGCAGCGGGTCGTGGGTCGCCGACTGGGCGACCTGCGGTGGTGGGTGTCCGCTGAGATGACCGGACCATCCACGTGTACGCACCTCAACGACGTCCTGCGGAGCCTCAGCGACCTGGCGGAGCTACGCGGTCACCTGGTCGCCGACTGA
- a CDS encoding nitroreductase family protein, which yields MDTLEAMATCRAIRYLRPDPLPDDIVETILHAATRAPSPGNTQEWDFVVVDDADLRRRIGEAVAPNLVPRVEKMPRPDRTARLMLDGVEHMARTLAECPVIVFVCGAVKYPPSAPMEKFTWSAVYPAAQNLIVAARALGVGSVFTTIQLNAEPQIREILGIPDEVLIGATIPLGWPDAEFGPVRRRPLSDFVHRNGWQGELRA from the coding sequence ATGGACACACTCGAAGCGATGGCGACGTGCCGGGCAATCCGGTACCTGAGGCCCGATCCGCTACCCGACGACATCGTCGAGACGATCCTGCACGCCGCCACCCGGGCCCCGAGCCCGGGGAACACTCAGGAGTGGGACTTCGTCGTGGTGGACGACGCGGATCTCCGCCGACGCATCGGCGAGGCGGTCGCGCCGAACCTCGTCCCCCGCGTGGAGAAGATGCCCCGACCCGACCGCACCGCCCGGCTCATGCTCGACGGGGTGGAGCACATGGCGCGCACGCTGGCCGAGTGCCCGGTGATCGTGTTCGTCTGCGGAGCCGTGAAGTACCCGCCGAGCGCGCCGATGGAGAAGTTCACGTGGTCCGCCGTCTACCCGGCCGCACAGAACCTCATCGTCGCAGCGAGGGCGCTCGGTGTCGGCTCGGTGTTCACCACGATCCAACTCAATGCGGAGCCGCAGATCCGGGAGATACTCGGCATCCCCGACGAGGTCCTGATCGGCGCGACGATCCCCCTCGGCTGGCCCGACGCGGAGTTCGGCCCGGTCAGGCGGCGACCGCTGAGCGACTTCGTGCACCGCAACGGCTGGCAGGGTGAACTGCGGGCTTGA
- a CDS encoding CBS domain-containing protein, with translation MNAANPRDPISRLSHAKPFEVRATDSLREAATVLTENRVGLLVVRGSEGIVGVVSERDIVAFIADEGDCDEGRVGDIMTTELVIVEPHATISAVASTMLDSDVRHLLVGLGHDVDGIVSVRDLLKVFFDA, from the coding sequence ATGAACGCAGCGAACCCACGCGACCCCATCTCCCGCCTCAGCCACGCCAAGCCCTTCGAGGTGCGCGCGACCGATTCCCTGAGGGAGGCGGCCACGGTCCTGACCGAGAACCGCGTCGGCCTTCTCGTCGTGCGCGGCTCCGAGGGCATCGTCGGTGTCGTGTCGGAGCGTGACATCGTCGCGTTCATCGCCGACGAAGGCGACTGCGACGAGGGCCGCGTGGGCGACATCATGACGACCGAACTCGTCATCGTCGAGCCCCACGCGACCATCTCCGCCGTGGCGTCCACGATGCTCGACAGCGACGTCCGCCACCTGCTCGTCGGCCTCGGCCACGACGTGGACGGGATCGTGTCGGTACGTGACCTCCTCAAGGTCTTCTTCGACGCCTGA
- a CDS encoding phytanoyl-CoA dioxygenase family protein has protein sequence MNGGVAVSNAADVAERMLEGFPDLDRYIADHPISHWEQAKLRAALAGIAAYRAFLQRTGRMDTALAHRDAALAAATGFELKTRPVTKPRPNGHYLSPAEITTFERDGIIGPFPLLSPADAADVGALCRELHVNDFRENCFLGPDVVKALVDGGDWLLNYGAQWQAQRIPELWDIVTMPELADRMASLLGDDVICWRSQLFEKRPGDPGTFWHQTAAFRESSPSDKLAAPEGTDPGMIQLSVWVALTDVTVANGALRMVPGTFADGRLEQLYNWGLDNLPAMLASLDPARAEQLLRLRSFSTGSFFKAQSVFEAMIDVVADMFAGREVRDLEMRAGECIIFTSLNVHGSHANSTRSDSRLAFVGRFTTNDVRVWPDMTTDVFSTPAGQLPFPTEPLKVIQVHGTDTFGHNRIATAPTEPRRLARPVVGV, from the coding sequence ATGAACGGCGGAGTAGCGGTATCGAACGCGGCGGATGTGGCAGAACGGATGCTGGAAGGCTTCCCTGACCTCGACCGCTACATCGCGGACCACCCCATCTCCCACTGGGAGCAGGCGAAGCTGCGGGCGGCGCTGGCCGGGATCGCCGCGTACCGGGCCTTCCTGCAGCGCACCGGAAGAATGGACACCGCCCTCGCGCATCGCGACGCTGCGCTCGCCGCCGCCACCGGGTTCGAGCTGAAGACCCGCCCGGTGACGAAACCACGGCCCAACGGCCACTACCTGTCACCCGCAGAGATCACGACCTTCGAACGTGACGGCATCATCGGACCGTTCCCGCTGCTGTCTCCCGCCGACGCCGCCGACGTCGGCGCGCTCTGCCGCGAGCTCCACGTGAACGACTTCCGCGAGAACTGCTTCCTCGGACCCGACGTCGTGAAGGCACTCGTCGACGGAGGTGACTGGCTGCTCAACTACGGCGCTCAGTGGCAGGCCCAACGGATCCCCGAGCTCTGGGACATCGTGACCATGCCAGAGCTCGCGGACCGCATGGCGAGCCTTCTCGGTGACGACGTGATCTGTTGGCGCTCACAGCTGTTCGAGAAGCGCCCGGGTGACCCCGGGACCTTCTGGCACCAGACCGCGGCCTTCCGCGAGTCGAGCCCCTCGGACAAGCTCGCTGCACCCGAGGGCACCGACCCCGGGATGATCCAGCTCAGTGTCTGGGTGGCCCTCACCGACGTCACCGTCGCGAACGGCGCTCTGCGGATGGTGCCCGGGACCTTCGCCGACGGTCGACTCGAACAGCTCTACAACTGGGGCCTCGACAATCTCCCGGCGATGCTCGCGAGCCTGGACCCGGCCCGGGCGGAGCAGCTGCTGAGGCTGCGCTCTTTCTCCACCGGCAGCTTCTTCAAGGCGCAGTCGGTCTTCGAGGCCATGATCGACGTCGTGGCCGACATGTTCGCCGGTCGCGAGGTGCGGGACCTCGAGATGCGTGCGGGCGAGTGCATCATCTTCACGTCCCTCAACGTGCACGGAAGCCACGCCAACAGCACCCGAAGCGATTCGCGCCTCGCGTTCGTCGGCCGGTTCACGACCAACGACGTGCGCGTCTGGCCCGACATGACCACCGACGTCTTCTCCACGCCGGCGGGCCAGCTCCCCTTCCCCACCGAGCCGCTGAAGGTCATCCAGGTCCACGGAACCGACACGTTCGGCCACAACCGCATCGCCACCGCACCCACCGAGCCCCGCCGCCTTGCGCGGCCCGTCGTCGGTGTCTGA
- a CDS encoding serine protease encodes MKNRSNTHTTAENHQTGAGIGTARRGASLARLLAALIAIAVFAAACGGGGDDLSAGNGGDDGAASDGGSTAGSTTSSVPTALECPSPQAMFELMNRATYQVFGEAVVANQAEPSYTFIGTAWAVDDRVLVTNAHVAEGFEGAAQSGIQYSRAVAVQAGTGDVVELLRAIVHPDYTGDPFGSPDVALITTKEVLPSVLTLAPENVAIAAGDEILLSGFPGDVDDFITSVPGLTIPQATSLTGRISALRAHGQDEVVDVTNVDVIQHQAPTTPGTSGSAIVLCDSVVAVNNAGTVRLVFAIDQQTGEQIVDRQAQAANNFGVHVRHVHGLMSLFDDNAIQGFELPVVAAPPAGGSSGGDPMTGGAAEAIVLAGSVNDPVASHSFAFQINPDGTIEGVSEWPETGQFTLVGQVNSDGTVVFVDDAPERLGFRRGTYEGVITSDTTIEGVYYEQGQEANQFSWTATVA; translated from the coding sequence ATGAAGAACCGATCGAACACGCACACCACCGCAGAGAACCACCAGACGGGCGCCGGGATCGGCACCGCACGCAGAGGGGCCAGCCTGGCCCGACTGCTTGCCGCTCTGATCGCCATCGCAGTGTTCGCCGCCGCCTGCGGCGGCGGAGGCGACGACCTGAGCGCAGGAAATGGCGGCGACGACGGCGCCGCATCCGACGGGGGATCCACGGCCGGTTCGACCACGAGCTCGGTCCCGACCGCGCTGGAGTGCCCTTCCCCCCAGGCCATGTTCGAGCTCATGAACCGGGCCACCTATCAGGTCTTCGGTGAGGCCGTCGTCGCCAACCAGGCCGAGCCCTCCTACACCTTCATCGGCACCGCATGGGCGGTCGACGACCGCGTCCTCGTCACCAATGCCCACGTCGCCGAAGGCTTCGAGGGAGCTGCGCAGAGTGGAATCCAGTACAGCCGGGCAGTCGCCGTTCAGGCGGGAACCGGCGACGTCGTCGAGCTCCTGCGGGCGATCGTGCATCCCGATTACACCGGCGATCCGTTCGGAAGTCCCGACGTCGCACTGATCACCACGAAGGAAGTACTTCCGAGCGTCCTGACGCTGGCCCCCGAGAACGTGGCGATCGCGGCAGGCGACGAGATCCTCCTGTCCGGGTTCCCCGGTGACGTCGACGACTTCATCACCTCCGTCCCGGGGCTGACCATCCCTCAGGCGACGTCGCTGACCGGACGCATCTCGGCTCTCCGGGCCCACGGACAGGACGAGGTCGTCGACGTGACGAACGTCGACGTCATCCAGCATCAGGCACCGACGACGCCGGGCACCTCGGGTTCCGCGATCGTCCTGTGTGACTCGGTGGTGGCCGTGAACAACGCGGGGACCGTGCGGCTGGTGTTCGCGATCGACCAGCAGACCGGCGAGCAGATCGTCGACCGGCAGGCTCAGGCGGCGAACAACTTCGGTGTCCACGTCCGTCACGTCCACGGCCTGATGTCGCTCTTCGACGACAACGCGATCCAGGGCTTCGAGCTCCCGGTTGTGGCTGCGCCGCCGGCCGGTGGTTCCAGCGGGGGCGATCCGATGACCGGTGGTGCCGCAGAGGCGATCGTGTTGGCCGGCTCGGTCAACGACCCGGTCGCCTCCCACAGCTTCGCCTTCCAGATCAACCCGGACGGCACGATCGAGGGCGTCAGCGAGTGGCCCGAGACCGGCCAGTTCACCCTCGTCGGCCAGGTCAACTCGGACGGCACCGTGGTCTTCGTCGACGACGCTCCCGAGCGTCTCGGATTCCGCCGGGGTACCTACGAGGGGGTCATCACCTCCGACACGACCATCGAGGGCGTCT
- a CDS encoding MaoC/PaaZ C-terminal domain-containing protein: MAESPDSHLVEFVPVTVEVAEADVIAMMDVMGDINPVHSDHDLVAELGLRGLVNQGPANLAYALNMIVAWAGDPASIRRVDVRFDAITCPGDRLVATGGVTSTTRTGNETIATCAFRLDRDLGNGTTEQILSGTADVLAPQETK; the protein is encoded by the coding sequence GTGGCTGAGAGCCCGGACAGCCACCTCGTCGAGTTCGTACCGGTCACCGTTGAGGTGGCCGAGGCGGACGTCATCGCGATGATGGACGTCATGGGCGACATCAACCCGGTGCACTCCGACCACGACCTCGTCGCCGAACTCGGACTGCGTGGTCTGGTGAACCAGGGCCCGGCGAATCTCGCGTACGCACTGAACATGATCGTCGCATGGGCCGGCGACCCCGCTTCGATCCGCCGCGTCGACGTTCGTTTCGACGCGATCACGTGCCCCGGCGACCGCCTCGTCGCGACCGGTGGCGTGACCTCCACCACCCGCACCGGCAACGAGACGATTGCGACGTGCGCCTTCCGCCTGGACCGTGACCTCGGCAACGGCACGACCGAACAGATCCTCTCGGGGACCGCCGACGTGCTCGCGCCGCAGGAGACGAAGTGA
- a CDS encoding serine/threonine-protein kinase → MKGIADYVFTGTLREGNHGTFHLAAPPARLGVDADTVVVKVLHERAGDDEFRRMANELRIHASVDSPLLVAILDAGHQDGRLYYAAEHFPEGSLAAPTGERDGAARIAAVRDAARAAHALHEAGVAHRDIKPDNVMLTTDGGRLGDLGLAQILNPGMTVTGVGPIGALEYLAPEVAHGAPGGRASDIWALGATLHRALTDAPLYPEMPTGSVLAALRHLLDTRPTVAGDLAPEVAVVVTACLEPEPHDRPATAAELADRLEALT, encoded by the coding sequence GTGAAGGGCATCGCCGACTACGTGTTCACGGGCACGCTGCGGGAGGGCAACCACGGAACGTTCCATCTCGCGGCGCCGCCCGCACGACTGGGGGTCGACGCCGACACGGTGGTGGTCAAGGTCCTCCACGAGCGTGCCGGCGACGACGAGTTCCGCCGGATGGCGAACGAACTGCGGATCCACGCGTCGGTGGACTCGCCGCTATTGGTGGCAATCCTCGATGCCGGGCACCAGGACGGTCGCCTCTACTACGCGGCTGAGCACTTCCCAGAGGGCAGCCTCGCGGCGCCGACCGGCGAGCGTGACGGTGCCGCCCGGATCGCCGCGGTACGTGACGCCGCCCGGGCCGCGCACGCGCTCCACGAGGCCGGCGTGGCCCACCGCGACATCAAGCCCGACAACGTGATGCTGACGACCGACGGCGGCCGACTCGGAGATCTCGGACTCGCCCAGATCCTGAACCCGGGGATGACCGTCACGGGGGTCGGACCGATCGGCGCACTCGAGTACCTCGCTCCCGAGGTCGCCCATGGCGCCCCCGGCGGCCGGGCGAGTGACATCTGGGCCCTCGGCGCGACCCTGCACCGGGCTCTCACCGACGCCCCGCTGTACCCCGAGATGCCCACCGGCTCTGTGCTGGCGGCCCTGCGCCACCTCCTCGACACCAGACCGACCGTCGCCGGCGATCTCGCACCTGAGGTCGCCGTCGTCGTGACCGCCTGCCTCGAGCCCGAACCCCACGATCGACCCGCCACCGCCGCGGAGCTCGCCGACCGTCTGGAGGCACTCACATGA
- a CDS encoding FHA domain-containing protein translates to MRAVVTAGEAHVARWPDAAAVIGPPGSAADALVGALDALGSRDVDSVRALLGASPDEVSASVVLLRPPPETSHPVLVSGTGIVTHGGATIAADGDGVAEGDASGTPIVLAVDATTAAAAGGIGDLRTGIVAGSALTLLPDPREASPVAEAAALDTDRPADDATPGDTLVFEPQTTGEFTFVDVRNTGATVRRAPLPVAAAPDPEAPLETTVFSQPAQTDEDRPATEVFGILCARQHFNHPHARYCNRCGLSMLQLTHNLIAAPRPTLGFLVFDDGATWAIDRSYLIGRDPTAPTSTALDRLGVSGDASTVSIDHAEVRLENWDVTLVDLGSTNGTFVWDAATHRWERLAPRRPVTIAPGATAAVGHRTFVYESALLR, encoded by the coding sequence ATGAGAGCCGTCGTCACCGCGGGTGAGGCCCATGTGGCCCGGTGGCCCGACGCCGCCGCCGTCATCGGCCCGCCGGGAAGCGCCGCCGACGCACTGGTCGGCGCACTCGACGCCCTGGGGTCACGCGACGTCGACAGCGTGCGCGCGCTGCTCGGCGCGTCGCCCGACGAGGTGTCGGCCTCGGTCGTTCTGCTGCGCCCGCCTCCGGAGACCTCCCACCCGGTGCTCGTCAGTGGGACGGGGATCGTGACCCACGGCGGCGCCACCATCGCGGCCGACGGCGACGGCGTCGCGGAAGGCGACGCGAGTGGCACGCCGATCGTCCTCGCTGTCGACGCGACCACCGCAGCTGCGGCCGGTGGTATCGGGGACCTGCGCACGGGCATCGTGGCCGGATCCGCACTGACCCTGCTGCCCGATCCCCGCGAGGCCTCGCCCGTCGCCGAGGCCGCCGCTCTCGACACGGACCGCCCCGCCGACGACGCGACGCCAGGCGACACGCTCGTCTTCGAACCGCAGACGACTGGTGAGTTCACCTTCGTCGACGTTCGCAACACGGGCGCGACCGTGCGGCGTGCCCCGCTTCCGGTGGCCGCCGCTCCCGACCCCGAGGCTCCCCTCGAGACGACGGTCTTCTCGCAACCCGCCCAGACCGACGAGGACCGGCCCGCGACGGAGGTCTTCGGGATCCTGTGCGCCCGCCAGCACTTCAACCACCCTCACGCCCGGTACTGCAACCGCTGCGGGCTCTCGATGCTGCAACTGACCCACAACCTGATCGCCGCACCCCGACCGACACTCGGCTTCCTGGTGTTCGACGACGGAGCGACCTGGGCGATCGACCGCTCGTACCTGATCGGACGCGACCCGACGGCGCCGACCAGCACCGCGCTGGACCGACTCGGGGTCAGCGGTGATGCGTCGACCGTGTCGATCGACCACGCCGAGGTCCGGCTCGAGAACTGGGACGTGACTCTCGTCGACCTCGGCTCGACGAACGGCACGTTCGTGTGGGACGCCGCGACACACCGTTGGGAACGACTCGCACCCCGCCGGCCCGTCACCATCGCACCGGGGGCGACGGCCGCCGTGGGCCACCGCACCTTCGTCTACGAATCGGCCCTCCTGCGGTGA
- a CDS encoding serine/threonine-protein kinase, which produces MDNERGQIQVRPAGAASATPAVFQRGPHLHDRPVPAGGVMASLGIDGIDDEIEIGRGGFGVVYRGHQSDLGRTVAIKVLPANLDQRARDRFDRERRAMGSLSGHPNIVTVHSTGFTTDERPFIVMEFLERGSMDDRIRRDGAVRWDEVADLGAALADAVQAAHDAGILHRDIKPANVLVSDRGEPKLADFGIARLEGAPETASSVITASIAHAAPEILDGRRPTEAADIYSLASTLYELLIGRPAFWRETDESLVPMLARISREPVPDLRALDVPAPLCAALEAAMAKDPADRPASARAFGESLTAALAEATGAARSDDGSPGGHTISVFSPPPPHDAPPATSGNPPVGAPPGPPPAGPLAGGAATSQPGGTAHISQPPPGAAAPPGTPSTPTARSGPNWNLIVVSAGAAIVLLVVIIVLATRGGGGDDAPPSGDDGGATTSGQAVLPVSGGEDYPAYTTLFDDTGAIQLSVPAAWSDVDLGAADRSVAVIGVSTNVARALEEFDTPGVVIRVDPGPLLDADAALDAFVDPTGCESRGRGAYADPLYTGRFEQLVNCGDVNSTIWVVVAAPTDNSFSVVVSIQAVDERDEAAARRALDTFIIEPRAVPGS; this is translated from the coding sequence ATGGACAACGAACGAGGTCAGATCCAGGTACGCCCGGCTGGCGCCGCCTCGGCGACTCCGGCAGTCTTCCAACGGGGGCCACATCTCCACGACCGACCCGTCCCCGCAGGTGGCGTGATGGCGAGCCTTGGAATAGACGGAATCGACGACGAGATCGAGATCGGCCGCGGCGGTTTCGGTGTCGTCTACCGGGGGCACCAGAGCGACCTCGGCCGGACTGTGGCCATCAAGGTCCTCCCGGCGAACCTCGACCAGCGCGCCCGTGACCGCTTCGACCGGGAACGTCGTGCCATGGGGTCGCTGTCGGGACACCCGAACATCGTGACCGTCCACAGCACCGGGTTCACGACCGACGAGCGCCCCTTCATCGTGATGGAGTTTCTCGAGCGCGGGTCGATGGACGACCGCATCCGACGCGACGGCGCGGTTCGCTGGGACGAGGTCGCCGACCTCGGCGCGGCGCTGGCCGACGCCGTTCAGGCCGCACACGACGCGGGCATCCTGCACCGCGACATCAAGCCGGCCAACGTCCTCGTGTCGGACCGGGGCGAGCCGAAACTGGCCGACTTCGGCATCGCCCGCCTCGAAGGGGCGCCCGAGACGGCCAGCAGCGTGATCACCGCGTCGATCGCCCACGCGGCCCCGGAGATCCTCGACGGTCGACGTCCGACCGAGGCGGCGGACATCTACTCCCTGGCTTCGACACTGTACGAACTGCTCATCGGGCGACCGGCGTTCTGGCGCGAGACCGACGAGTCGCTCGTCCCGATGCTCGCACGCATCTCGCGCGAGCCCGTTCCCGACCTGCGTGCGCTGGACGTCCCGGCACCGCTGTGCGCAGCTCTCGAGGCGGCCATGGCCAAAGACCCCGCGGACCGACCCGCATCCGCTCGGGCTTTCGGGGAATCGCTCACCGCGGCGCTCGCCGAGGCCACCGGCGCGGCGCGATCCGACGACGGATCACCAGGTGGCCACACGATCAGTGTGTTCAGTCCGCCACCGCCCCACGACGCTCCGCCGGCGACGTCGGGGAATCCTCCCGTGGGTGCCCCTCCGGGACCGCCTCCCGCAGGCCCGCTCGCCGGTGGCGCGGCGACCAGTCAGCCCGGTGGCACGGCCCACATCTCCCAACCTCCCCCGGGTGCCGCAGCGCCACCGGGAACGCCGAGCACGCCGACCGCCCGGTCGGGCCCCAACTGGAACCTCATCGTCGTCTCCGCGGGCGCGGCGATCGTCCTTCTCGTGGTGATCATCGTCCTCGCCACCCGTGGTGGGGGCGGTGATGACGCCCCACCGAGCGGCGACGACGGAGGGGCCACCACCTCGGGGCAGGCCGTACTGCCCGTCAGCGGCGGCGAGGACTACCCGGCCTACACCACCCTCTTCGACGACACGGGTGCCATCCAGCTGTCGGTGCCGGCCGCATGGTCCGACGTGGACCTCGGCGCCGCCGACCGTTCCGTCGCCGTCATCGGTGTCTCGACGAACGTCGCCCGCGCCCTCGAGGAGTTCGACACGCCCGGTGTCGTCATCCGGGTCGACCCGGGGCCACTCCTCGACGCCGACGCTGCGCTCGACGCCTTCGTCGACCCGACCGGGTGCGAGAGCCGGGGACGGGGGGCGTACGCCGATCCCCTCTACACCGGCCGCTTCGAGCAGCTCGTGAACTGCGGGGACGTGAACTCCACGATCTGGGTCGTCGTCGCAGCGCCGACCGACAACAGCTTCAGCGTCGTGGTGTCCATCCAGGCCGTCGACGAACGCGACGAGGCCGCTGCTCGACGGGCGCTCGACACCTTCATCATCGAGCCACGGGCGGTACCGGGGTCATGA